AAAGCGCGAATAGTGACGGCAACGCACCGAGGTGGCGGCGTTGATGATCACAACCGGGCGCTGTGGGTCAGGTGAGGCGTGGCGCCAGGTGAAGCCGCCAAGGGGATAACCATCGGCGGCGGGCTCCCGGAAGGATTCGTCCTGAACGTCGCTTGTGAGTGCGACGCTGTCCCGAGCATTTTCCAGTGCGTGCGTCTCTTGAAAACCCATGGCTCTCGACCTTCGCGAAGTAGCTGCCAACGATAGTCTCGGCAGGCCTGGTGAACAATCCGTCAGTGTTTATTCACTCGACTGATTGCGCAGGCGCTCTTCGAGTTGAAGCTGTTCACGATTCAATTCCGCTCGCAATTCATCTTCGCTCGGCAGCACCAGTTTGTAGCTGCTGGCGAACAGTTGTTCATTGCCCTACCGATCCAGGGCGCGGCTTGACCAGTTTTGCGAGGCGGATTCGTTCATGTACCACTGCCGGGCTGATTCGCTTTCGACCTGCAATATCCTGCGGTAATGGGTCCAGCTCAATTCGAGACGCAGTGCGTCTCGAATTGGAAAGAGCTGATAAAACTGCCGCATTTTTCGAAGGTTGGTTACGTCAAAGCCTTTTCCAAAGTCTGTAGTCAGCCCTTTCGCCAATGTGGCCAGCAAAAACTTTCCATACCCGGCCCGCCGGGCCCCCTGTTGTTCAAACTCGACAATATGCCGGCCGATCTGCCAGCAGGTCTGGACCTGAATCGTGTCGACCGTTCGCAATACTTTCTTTCGCGCTTCACGTATCAAGTCACCGAGGTTGCCCAGCAACGAATCGAGTTTCGGATCTTGCGCTTCAGCAGGTTCAAGTTGGCTCATCAGGTCTTCCGGCTCAGGAGAAACAGAAGCGAGAGCATGCCAAAGACCCACGGCGTGGCGATGCCGGTCATGTCTGGTTCAACTGAAGGAAGGGTGAGCGGGTTTTGCGGGATCTGACCGAAGACGGCAATGATTGGGGAATACAACGCGTAGTCCTTTTCGCACCCAGGACAACTCCCAATCAATCTAAAACCAGCCCAGCATCACAAAATCTAAACAGGAGTAACGATTGGGTTCTGCGAGAACCCGGGAGTACTCACCATGAAACGCGTCACTTCACTCATGTTGCCCGTCGCCGCTGTGGCGATTCTGATGTTCCCGCTCATGGCACAGGCCACGAGTGCCGAGCCTATCGAAAGCGCCGGCGTGCAAGTCCAGCAGCAACAGCAGAACGGGATCAATTATCTGTCCGGCGGGATTGGCCTGGACGAGTCGCGGGCCATTCAACAGTCCGCTGGTTACAACCTGCATATGACGTTCGCGGTCGGTGCGCAAAATCTGTACACCTCGGACGTTGACCTGGTGGTGCAGAAAGCGACAGGACAGCCTGTTCTGAACCTGAACCAGATCGGGCCTCTGGTTTATGCACAGTTGCCTCCGGGCAAATACACCGTGGTCGCCACGCGCAATGGCGAGGTGCGCCGGGACGTTGCCAATGTCGGCAGCGGCGCAGCCAGCAATCTGGTGTTCCATTGGGACTGGCATCAATAGCGTCGGCCAGGACGGGATTCGACCTGAATCCCGTCCTTCGCGATCACTTGCGCACTTTCCGGTAGATCCGTAATCCGAACAGCGCAACGCTCACCAGCATCAGGGGGATGAGGCTTTGCCACACGACTTCGAACCAGTACCTGCGCGGTTGCAGATCCCGGAGGAAAGTCGTGCGCGGGCCGCGGTTCGTCGTCGTAATCGAGCCACTGATCAGGCTGTCGATGATCAGGTAGATCGGCGCGCCAATGGCGAACGTGATCAACACCCCGACAAGCAGGGTCAGCCAGAATGAAGCCCGACTCTGCCGATAAGGTGGCGGATGGGGCAGGGGGACGCGGGTGCGTTTCTGGTTCATCGACGTGATGACCCTCTTCCGTAAGGGGCGGCCAAAGTATCGCGGATCCGCAATGACCGAAACCCGTCAGCGTTGAAAACTCATCGTTCAATGATTGATACTGTTTCTCATTAACGCCCGTGAAAGGATCACATTGGCTCAGTCAAACGAACCCGGACGCGCCCCTCGATGCCGCCAGCCCCCCGCCTGCTGCTTAGTTTTCAGGAGCACTACGACGACTTGCTGAACTTCCTCACCCGACGCATGAGCGACCGGCAGCGGGCGGCCGACGTAGCGCAGGAAACCTATCTGAAGCTGCTGAACATCGACGAGTCGGTGGCGGTGCTCAACGACCGTGGTTTCATCTTCCGGGTGGCGGGTAATCTGGCAATCGATACCTTGCGTCGCGAGCAGCGCTTGAGTACCAGTCCCGGCGACGATCTGGAATATTCACAAGCCGTCGATCCGGCACCGCCGCCGGAGGCAGCGTTTCTGGCCAAGGAGCGTCTGGGGATCCTCGACGACGCCCTGCAGCAGTTGTCGCCCAATGCGCGGCAGGCATTGCTGCTCAATCGCCTCGAAGGCTTGACCCAGGCGCAAATCGCCGTTGAACTGGGCGTCTCCGAAAGCATGGTGGCCAAGTACATCGGCCAGGCCCTGCGTCACTGTCGCGACTGGCTGGAGACCAACCATGCGTGACCTTTCCCTTTCCAGCCACGATGCCGCCATGACCGACCCTTCGCAAAGCCTTGAAGACACCGCACTCGACTGGGTGGTGCTGCTCAACTCGGGCAAGGCCACTGCGGCCGATCGGCTCGCCTATCAGCAGTGGTGCAGCGAAAGTCCGGTTCATCAGACGATGGCAGATGAAGCGCAGATGCTCTGGTCGATGATCGGCCAGACTACGACCGCCAGGCAGCACTCCAAAACGCACCCGGCTGCACGCCGTCGCAGGCACTGGTGGCCGGCGCTGGCCGCCTCGGTGGTGCTGGCGATTGCCGGAGTGACAGGCTGGCAGCAATGGCCGGCGCTCAGTTCCGATTATCACACCAGCGTCGGCCAGCAGCAGCGCGTAACGCTGCCCGATGGCAGCCAGGTCATTCTCAACAGCGCCAGCGCGTTTTCGCTGGCCTATTCCAATGATGAGCGCACCGTGATCCTGCGCGAAGGCGAAGCGCTGTTCGAACCAGCATCCGATCCCCGGCCGTTTGTTGTGCGCATAGGCGATGAGCGTGTGCAGGCCAGTGGCGGAGCCTTCAGTGTGCGCCGCGATGGTGACGCCGTGACACTGGTGGTCAGCACCGGTCAGGTTCAGCTCAGCGGCCAGCACCAGCCGATGCTGGTGCAAGCCAATCAGCGACTGGAGCATCAACCCGGCCAGCCACTGCTCGCCGGGCAAAAAGTCGACGCCGCAAGTCTGACGGCCTGGCAGCGCGGCAAGCTGATCTTCAACGGGCGCCCGCTGGGCGAAGTGATTGGCGAGCTGGAGCGTTATCAGCACGGCAGGATCCTGATCTCCGACCGCGAACTGGCGGCGCTGCCGGTCAGCGGTGTGTTCGAACTCAACGACCCGCAAGGCTCGCTGCGAACGCTGGAGCAACGCTATCCGCTGAAGGTCACCTACCTGCCCTGGTTGGCGGTGCTGCACTGATCTGAAACTTTTTTCATAAAACGACTGCAAGTTCCTTCCTGCCGAATCGTCGTAGTGGGACTGAGAAGAAACTCATTCTCATTGACGCATTCATTTTGGCTGGGAAGGAAGACGTGAAAGGTATGTTCAAGCAGTCGGCACAGACGCGCAGCAACCACGGCAGAAACATCGTGCACCGGACCCTGTTGGCTCAGGCGATCATCACCGGCCTGTTCGGTTCGACCCTGGTGCAGGCGCAAACCGGGGATGCTGCCGCACAGGAAACCGGTGCGCAGCAGCGCCAGGTGACGCTCTCGTTGCCTTCCCAGTCCCTCGATCAATCCCTGACCGCATTTGCCGATCAGGCCGGCTTGCGCCTGCTCTACACCACTGCCGACGTCGAAGGCGTGCAGGCCGATGCGCTGAACGGTTCGATGAGCGTCGCCCAGGCGTTGCAGACGCTGCTGGCCGGCAGCGGAATGAGCTGGGAATTCAGCGACGCGCGGACGGTGATCCTGCGCCGTGCAAAGGCACCGGCGGACGCCATGACGCTCAAGCCGATCGAAGTCAGCGTGGCTTCGCGCACCAGCACCGCCATCAGTGAGATTCCCGGCACGGTGTGGGTGGTCGATCAGACCCAGTTGCGCGAACAACTGCAAACCGGTGTCAGCCTCAAGGAGGCCATCGGCAAACTGGTGCCGGGCCTCGACCTGGCGCCGGAAGGGCGTACCAACTACGGCCAGAACATGCGCGGGCGCAACGTGCTGGTGATGATCGACGGCGTCAGCCAGAACAGCTCGCGTGGTCTGTCGCGCCAGTTCGACAGCATCTCGCCGTTCAACGTCGAGCGCGTCGAAGTGCTGTCCGGCGCCAGTGCTATATATGGCGGTGGTGCCACCGGCGGCATCATCAATATCGTCACCAAGAAGGCCACTCCGGGCCCGGCGCAATTCGAAACCCAGATCGGTGCCAGCAGCGGCTTCAACAACAGTGACGATCTCTCCACGCGCATCGCGCAATCGGTCAGCGGCGGCAACGACAATATCAGCGGTCGCCTCGGAATTGCCGGCGAGCAGAACAAGGCGTTCTACGACGGTGCCGGCAAGCAGATCTTCATCGACAACACCCAGACCGACCTGCAATACAACCGCACCATCGACGTCATGGGCAGCCTGGCGATGCGCTTCAACGACGAGCAGACCCTCGATCTGCTGGCGCAGTATTACGACTCGGGCAACAACGGCGACACCGGTATCTACTTTCCCAACCTGAAATACCAGAAGCCGTCGAATCTGGAAGACGCCGAACTGCGCAGCGGTTACTCCACCGACCTCGATCCGCGCACCAAGCGCGTGCTGCTCAATGCCAACTACCACCACAGCGATGTGCTGGGGCAGGACTTCTACCTGCAAGCGTCGTATCGCACGGAAGATAACAACTTCTACCCGTTCCCCTACTACAACACCGGCAAACCGGTAGGTTCCAAGGGCGTGTACTTCGCCGCTTCGCAACAGAACTTCGAGGTCAGCAGCCTCAAGGCGCTGTTCGCCAAGGAGTGGCAATCCTTCAAGTTCACCTATGGCGTGGACCTGGACCGCGAGCGCTTCAACGCCGAGCAGAGCACCTTCGATCAGCGCGTGTCTTCGGAAAGCGGCGGGCTGGATCTGGATACGTTGAGCAAGGCCCCGCGCTATCCGAGCTACCGCGTCGACGGTCTCTCCGGTTACGGCCAGCTCGACTGGTACGCCACGGACAACCTGACCGTCTCCGGCGGCATGCGTCGTCAGCAGATGGACGTGGATGTCGGCAACTTCAAAGGCATCGCCGGCGGCAGCAACGATTACGCGGTCAACCTGTACAACCTCGGCACCATTTACGATTTCAAGAACGGCCATCAGCTGTGGGTCAACTACGGCGAAGGTTTCGATCTGCCGGACCCCGCCAAGTTTTACGGCAAGCCGGGCCTGAGCGTCGCTGACAACCCGTTGGCGGGCATCAAGAGCCGTCAGGTGGAAACCGGCTGGCGCTACTCCGACAGCGACTGGGACGCCCAGGCGGCGCTGTATTACATCTGGTCGGACAAAGTCATCACCACCGACAGCGCCAC
This genomic window from Pseudomonas kribbensis contains:
- a CDS encoding carboxypeptidase regulatory-like domain-containing protein; the protein is MKRVTSLMLPVAAVAILMFPLMAQATSAEPIESAGVQVQQQQQNGINYLSGGIGLDESRAIQQSAGYNLHMTFAVGAQNLYTSDVDLVVQKATGQPVLNLNQIGPLVYAQLPPGKYTVVATRNGEVRRDVANVGSGAASNLVFHWDWHQ
- a CDS encoding FecR family protein, with amino-acid sequence MRDLSLSSHDAAMTDPSQSLEDTALDWVVLLNSGKATAADRLAYQQWCSESPVHQTMADEAQMLWSMIGQTTTARQHSKTHPAARRRRHWWPALAASVVLAIAGVTGWQQWPALSSDYHTSVGQQQRVTLPDGSQVILNSASAFSLAYSNDERTVILREGEALFEPASDPRPFVVRIGDERVQASGGAFSVRRDGDAVTLVVSTGQVQLSGQHQPMLVQANQRLEHQPGQPLLAGQKVDAASLTAWQRGKLIFNGRPLGEVIGELERYQHGRILISDRELAALPVSGVFELNDPQGSLRTLEQRYPLKVTYLPWLAVLH
- a CDS encoding TonB-dependent siderophore receptor, with product MFKQSAQTRSNHGRNIVHRTLLAQAIITGLFGSTLVQAQTGDAAAQETGAQQRQVTLSLPSQSLDQSLTAFADQAGLRLLYTTADVEGVQADALNGSMSVAQALQTLLAGSGMSWEFSDARTVILRRAKAPADAMTLKPIEVSVASRTSTAISEIPGTVWVVDQTQLREQLQTGVSLKEAIGKLVPGLDLAPEGRTNYGQNMRGRNVLVMIDGVSQNSSRGLSRQFDSISPFNVERVEVLSGASAIYGGGATGGIINIVTKKATPGPAQFETQIGASSGFNNSDDLSTRIAQSVSGGNDNISGRLGIAGEQNKAFYDGAGKQIFIDNTQTDLQYNRTIDVMGSLAMRFNDEQTLDLLAQYYDSGNNGDTGIYFPNLKYQKPSNLEDAELRSGYSTDLDPRTKRVLLNANYHHSDVLGQDFYLQASYRTEDNNFYPFPYYNTGKPVGSKGVYFAASQQNFEVSSLKALFAKEWQSFKFTYGVDLDRERFNAEQSTFDQRVSSESGGLDLDTLSKAPRYPSYRVDGLSGYGQLDWYATDNLTVSGGMRRQQMDVDVGNFKGIAGGSNDYAVNLYNLGTIYDFKNGHQLWVNYGEGFDLPDPAKFYGKPGLSVADNPLAGIKSRQVETGWRYSDSDWDAQAALYYIWSDKVITTDSATLTIDVIDQKSRDYGFEGALTRHFQSGWEAGSTLHLVRSEEEGANGDWIKRDARYASLSKSTAFIGWKGDRTSARLQGNHAFTLKDDADHKISGYTTFDLLGSRDTEFGTFSGGIQNLLDKQYSTVWGQRATLFYSPTYGPAYLYDYQGRGRTYTLSWSMAY